CGTTCGTTGTGCCCATGTCCGTAGCAACTTTCTTGAACTTCCTGTCTTTCCCGACCCGCCAGAGTTGGCCCGTCCCGTTCTTCCAACTCGGGTCGCTGGCGTAAATCGTGCCGTCCTGGGCGATGGCCAGGTCGTTCGGCTGATTCATCGACGGCTCGTGGGCGTACACGGTGATTGCCTTCGTCTTGGGGTCGATCTGCAGGACGTTGTGTTCCACGTAATCGGCCACGTACATCGTTCCGGCCCTGTCGAACACGATCCCGTTGCCGACGCTTTTGCCCGGGAGACTCACCCAGACTTCGGGCTTACCGCCCGGGGCGATCTTCGCGATGTCCCCCTCTTTGGCGAGGTTGACCACGTACAAGTTTCCGGCCGCGTCGCACCCCGGTCCTTCGATCCCGGGCGTGAAACCGCCCTTCTCCGTCAAGGGTGTCGCGACGAACAGCGCACCGGCGTCGTCCGCCCGAATAGTGGATTGAGACGACGCGGCAATGCCGGCTACGCCAACCGCGGCGGCTCCGAGGAATTGTCTGCGGGTCGAGACGGGATTCATGGCGGATACCTGGGGTGTGGACCGGGGGGGAGGGACCGCCGACTGTACCCAGTATCCGGGGCGACATCAATGATCCCGAGCGGTCACAGAACGGGAGCGTCGCGCTCGGCGCGGGTCTCCGGCCCCACCGTTCGGCCGACCGCAGGTCTCCCCGCCTGACCCACGCCGCGCGAGATACCGACCGGATGGGCGAGCGCTGCAGGACGGGAGACCTGCGGTCGGGCCGAACGGCGGGGTCGGAGACCCGCGCCGAGCGCCTGTGCGGGGGGCGATTGCGACAAGATGTTTACTGGCCGCCTCATGAGGCAGCGTCTTTCCCGAGTGCGCCGCGGATGGTCCCGAAGCACCGCCGCAACGCTTGCTGGTAGATCCACAGGTCGGCGAGGTAAACGAGCATCCGGAAACCGTTGGCCGGGCCGGCGGCGAGTTCCGCCACGTCGAGCCCGGCGAGCGTCGCCGCCTTCCCGTGCTTGTGACAGGCGTCGACCACCCGTTTGACCGCGTCCGTGAATTTCGGGTGGTCGAACTGTCCCGGGATGCCGAGCGACGTCGTCAGGTCGAACTGGCCGATCCAGAGGGCGTCGACGCCCGCGACCGCCGCGATCGCGTCGACGTCCGCCAACCCCTCGATCGTCTCGATCTGGGCTACGACGAGCAGGTTTTCGTTCGCCCGCCGCGTTTTCTCTCCCTGGTCTCCGGCCTTGTAGTCGTCGTGGGACATGGCGAACGCACAGCCCCGCTTGCCCAGCGGCGGGTACAGAGCGCATTCGATCGCGTACCGGATTTGCTCTTCCGAGTTGACGAGCGGGATCAGCAGTCCCATTGCCCCGACGTCCATCGCGTGGGCGATGTGGTGGTAGTCCGTGACCGGGGGGCGGACGATCGGGACCAGGTCGACGCTGCGGGACGTGGCGATCAGCATCTTGATCGTTTCGAGCGACCAGCCCGTGTGTTCCATGTCGAACACGGCGAACTCGGCTCCGGCCTCCGCGGAGAGGCGGCCGATCCCGGTCGTGGCGAACTCCATGCACATGACACCCATCGACACACCGCCGGCACTCAGACGCTTTTTGACGGGGTTGTCTCTCATCGTTTCTTTCTCCGAGAACGGCACGCAATGAAGATAGGGCGGCGTTTCGCCGCGGTTCCGGCCCGAAGGGTCATTTTTTCGGGGCGTATCGACTGCGGTCGAGAAGGGCCGTTGTCAGTGTGCGGTCGAGTGCGGTCGCGCGGTCGAAGTCGGCCCGGGCTTGGGGCTGGCGCCCGAGTTCGGTTTGCGCCAGCCCGCGGTTGAAGTAGCACCACGCGGACTGTGGCGCGATGGCGACGCAAGCCGAGAACGCCGACAGGGCACCCGTCGGGTCGCCGAGTCTCAGGCAGCACACGCCCTGGTAGTAGTTCGCCCACAGCGACCGGGGGTCGAGGGCGATCGCGCTGTCGAGGTCCGCCGCCGCACCCTTCGCGTCACCCGCCCCCAATTTCGCCCGCCCGACCGCCAGGTGTTCCCACGCGGTTCGCGGTCGGGCGGCCTGGGCGAGCCGGTCGGCCTCGGCGGCCATGTCCATCAACCCGAGCGCGCGGGCGTGGTTCGCCCGTTCGAGGTACAAGACGCCGCTAGCTCCCAACAGGGACTCGGCCTGGGCCAGCGTCTCAAGGGCGCGGCGGCGGTCGTCAGTCTTGGAGTCCGGGGCCGCGAGACTGGCGTCGAGGTAAGCGGTCATGATGCCGAGGTCGAGCAGGTCGGCCCGCCACTGTTGTTCGAGGTCCGCGGACGCCTGACCTTCGAGGTTCCGGACGACCGATTCCCGTTCGGCCCACACCGCCCGGCAGAGTTCCGCAACCTTTCGCGCCTCGTCCGGGGCCAGAACTTCGGCCGCGTACATCGGGCGGACCCGCTCGCAAAGGGCGTGCAATTCGGTCACGGCCAGCCCGCGCTCGGTCGCCCGCTTGCCGGCTTTGACGCGGGCAGTCAGGTCGTACTGGAACGGGACGCCTTGGGCCAGCGCTTCCGTGCCCCGGAACGCTTCCGCCGCCTCGGCCAAGCGGCCCTGCCGGAGAAAGCTCTCGCCTTCCTCGAGCGCGGTCCGGGCGCGCCCCACCTGCCGCTGGGCGTGGAGCGTCACCCCGGACCCGATCGCCGCGGTCGCGGCCACGGCGAGTACGAGCGAAAGGGCGTACGGGCGCCGGCGCCGCCACTTGCGCCATCGCTCGTGAAAACTGCGGTTTCGCACCCCGCGGAGCGGGAGGTCGGCCATGTGCCTTCGCAGGTCCGCGGCCAACTCGGCGGCCGTCGGGTAGCGCCGGGCCGCGTCGGTTTCCGTGCAGTGGGCGAGAACGTCGGCGAGCCCGACGGAGACGATTTCCCCGTCGTCGGCCGGGCCCTGGTACCGGAGCGCCTCAGTGAGCAACACCCCGAGGGCGTACACGTCGGCCCGCGCGTCGACCGCGCCCGGGACGGGGTCGCCCGTGCGGACCGCGTCGAGTGCGGCGAGCTGTTCGCCCGGCATGTACCCCGGCGTGCCGCCGATCCAGGTCGGGGCCGATTCGCCGGCCCGGAGCGGGGGCCGCGCGAGGTGGAAATCGAGGAGCATCGGCACGCCGTCGGCCGCGAGCAGGACGTTCGACGGTTTCAGGTCGAGGTGCAGCAGTCCGCGGTCGTGGGCGTATTGGAGGGCGTCGGCCAGACACGCCCCGATCCAACAGACGGCCTCGACGAACGACGCCCGCCCGAGGAGCGCGCACGCCGGGCCGGGTTGCGGGACCGGGATGCCCGCCGGGGCCGGGGCCGCGGCCAGTGCGGCGAGGAGGAGCGCGCCGGACCGCCCGAGGGGCTCGCGTTTGGCGGTCGCGGTCAGCAATTCGGCGAGGGTCGCCCCGCCGAAGTACGGCATACAGAGCGCGCGGAGGCCGGCCGCCGGGAATTCGTGGGCGGAGTAAAGAGGGACGATGTGCGTGTGCTGGAGGCGGGCCAGCGAGAGGTGTTCGTTGCCCGCGTCGGGACCGAGTTTGAGGACGACGGGGCGGTCCGCGAGGCCGGATTGGGTGGCGAGGAAAACGCGCCCGTGGACGCCGCGGCCGAGTTCCGCGACGAGGCGAAACTCGCCGAGCATGTCACCCGGGACCGGGAACCGCGGGGCGGCCGGCGGTCCCAAAACGCGCTGACAATCCAGCAGTGCCGTGACCTGGGCCGCCCACGCGGGGAAACGGGCGACCAGTTCCTCCGCGGCAACGTCTTCCCCGCCTTCCGTTCGGAGGGCGAGTTCTTCGGCGATGAGTTCGAGTGCGGCGTCGGGGCGGTGCCAGAGGTCGGGGTGGCGGTCGAGAAAATCTTCGGTCCGCAGCCGCCCGCCCGCCCGCCAGCGGGTCATCATTTCATCGGCCAACCGATCGACAAACGACGACGGGGGGGCCGGCGACCCGGAAAGATTCACGCTTCCGTCCCGGTGTCGGGCCGGGTGGGGCGGGAGAGTGGTTCGCCTTTCAGGGCCAGTTCCCGGGAGAGCTGACGGAGGATTCGGCGAACACTCCCCTCGTGCAGGCCCGTCCGCGAGGCGATTTCCGTGAGCGTGAGCCCCTCCCGGCGGAGCCGAAGAATGTCGTGGTGGGCGGCGGGGCAGAGGTCCAACATCTTGTTCCACAACTCGTCGGCTTGAACGACTTCGCTCGGCCGCGGGTCGGAGGCCGCAGCCGACGCCTCTAATTCCTCACCCGCGGGCCGTTCGTGTTCGGCGGCCCGCGCGAGGTGGCGCACGCGGCCAATCAACCGCCGACGGGCGATGGTCGCGAGCAGCGCGCGGAGCTGGTCGCGGTCTTCGAACCGCCAGCCGGCCCGGCCGAGGTGTTCCACGACCTGAACCCAGACCGATTGGACTACGTCGGCCGAATCGAATTTGGACCGCAGGCGGTCCGAGAGTTGGTGGCGGACGACCGCGCGGAGGTAGGGGGCGTAGGTGGCAAAAAGGTCACTCGCGGCGTCGATA
This is a stretch of genomic DNA from Fimbriiglobus ruber. It encodes these proteins:
- a CDS encoding SMP-30/gluconolactonase/LRE family protein; this encodes MNPVSTRRQFLGAAAVGVAGIAASSQSTIRADDAGALFVATPLTEKGGFTPGIEGPGCDAAGNLYVVNLAKEGDIAKIAPGGKPEVWVSLPGKSVGNGIVFDRAGTMYVADYVEHNVLQIDPKTKAITVYAHEPSMNQPNDLAIAQDGTIYASDPSWKNGTGQLWRVGKDRKFKKVATDMGTTNGIDLSPDGKTLYANESVQKNVWAFPVTGDGLGEKRLVKKFEDHGFDGMRCDVDGNLYITRHGKGTVVKLTPDGKVLKEIDVLGKKPSNICFGGPDGRTAYVTEVEHLRVVQFRVDRPGLAWQRWQKSS
- a CDS encoding HpcH/HpaI aldolase family protein, encoding MRDNPVKKRLSAGGVSMGVMCMEFATTGIGRLSAEAGAEFAVFDMEHTGWSLETIKMLIATSRSVDLVPIVRPPVTDYHHIAHAMDVGAMGLLIPLVNSEEQIRYAIECALYPPLGKRGCAFAMSHDDYKAGDQGEKTRRANENLLVVAQIETIEGLADVDAIAAVAGVDALWIGQFDLTTSLGIPGQFDHPKFTDAVKRVVDACHKHGKAATLAGLDVAELAAGPANGFRMLVYLADLWIYQQALRRCFGTIRGALGKDAAS
- a CDS encoding RNA polymerase sigma factor, translating into MTGGPPDELLEQLGRGDIDAASDLFATYAPYLRAVVRHQLSDRLRSKFDSADVVQSVWVQVVEHLGRAGWRFEDRDQLRALLATIARRRLIGRVRHLARAAEHERPAGEELEASAAASDPRPSEVVQADELWNKMLDLCPAAHHDILRLRREGLTLTEIASRTGLHEGSVRRILRQLSRELALKGEPLSRPTRPDTGTEA
- a CDS encoding serine/threonine-protein kinase; this encodes MNLSGSPAPPSSFVDRLADEMMTRWRAGGRLRTEDFLDRHPDLWHRPDAALELIAEELALRTEGGEDVAAEELVARFPAWAAQVTALLDCQRVLGPPAAPRFPVPGDMLGEFRLVAELGRGVHGRVFLATQSGLADRPVVLKLGPDAGNEHLSLARLQHTHIVPLYSAHEFPAAGLRALCMPYFGGATLAELLTATAKREPLGRSGALLLAALAAAPAPAGIPVPQPGPACALLGRASFVEAVCWIGACLADALQYAHDRGLLHLDLKPSNVLLAADGVPMLLDFHLARPPLRAGESAPTWIGGTPGYMPGEQLAALDAVRTGDPVPGAVDARADVYALGVLLTEALRYQGPADDGEIVSVGLADVLAHCTETDAARRYPTAAELAADLRRHMADLPLRGVRNRSFHERWRKWRRRRPYALSLVLAVAATAAIGSGVTLHAQRQVGRARTALEEGESFLRQGRLAEAAEAFRGTEALAQGVPFQYDLTARVKAGKRATERGLAVTELHALCERVRPMYAAEVLAPDEARKVAELCRAVWAERESVVRNLEGQASADLEQQWRADLLDLGIMTAYLDASLAAPDSKTDDRRRALETLAQAESLLGASGVLYLERANHARALGLMDMAAEADRLAQAARPRTAWEHLAVGRAKLGAGDAKGAAADLDSAIALDPRSLWANYYQGVCCLRLGDPTGALSAFSACVAIAPQSAWCYFNRGLAQTELGRQPQARADFDRATALDRTLTTALLDRSRYAPKK